In Phormidium yuhuli AB48, one genomic interval encodes:
- a CDS encoding transporter substrate-binding domain-containing protein yields the protein MTPTVNDGNSLQVVTRLLPPLVMEENRQYQGFVIDLWREITRRLNWSYEIEVAGNVNDLLDAVELGQADLGIGGISITAEREDRLDFSQPILEAGLQILVSQQYISLWGQLQRITLGIILSRAFYAGIGVFVMILLLVAHLVWLLEHRHNPDFPPRYRVGIWEAFWWAAVTVTTVGYGDKTPKRPLGKLVALLWMCAGYFVFGYFIASMTTIFTVDGLQSAIRSLDDLRGRPVATVQATTAAEFLANTRTIPMEYGNPEQMYEALRRGDVAAIVYDAPVLQHYANHEGKGDVKLVGSVFQRQFYGFALPPESPYRTPVNVTLLETIEDGTYERLREFWFGEED from the coding sequence GTGACCCCCACTGTAAACGATGGCAATAGCCTACAAGTGGTTACCCGCCTCCTTCCCCCCTTAGTGATGGAAGAGAATCGCCAGTATCAGGGCTTTGTGATTGACCTCTGGCGAGAAATCACTCGTCGGCTGAACTGGTCTTATGAGATCGAGGTAGCTGGAAATGTCAATGATCTTCTCGATGCAGTTGAGTTGGGCCAAGCCGATTTAGGGATTGGTGGAATTAGCATCACTGCTGAACGAGAGGACCGCCTGGATTTCTCTCAACCGATTTTGGAGGCGGGCTTACAAATTCTCGTTTCTCAACAGTACATTAGTCTTTGGGGCCAACTGCAACGGATCACCCTAGGGATTATCTTGTCTCGGGCCTTTTATGCCGGGATTGGTGTGTTTGTCATGATTCTGTTGCTGGTGGCTCATCTGGTTTGGTTACTGGAACATCGCCATAACCCGGACTTTCCACCACGCTATAGGGTAGGGATTTGGGAGGCCTTTTGGTGGGCGGCGGTTACCGTAACCACCGTTGGCTATGGGGACAAAACCCCAAAACGCCCTTTGGGGAAACTCGTTGCCCTGTTATGGATGTGTGCTGGCTATTTTGTCTTTGGCTATTTTATTGCTAGCATGACGACCATTTTTACGGTGGATGGGTTACAAAGTGCAATTCGTTCCCTGGATGACCTTCGCGGACGACCGGTGGCCACCGTCCAAGCCACCACCGCTGCTGAGTTTTTGGCCAACACCCGTACCATTCCCATGGAATATGGCAATCCTGAGCAAATGTACGAGGCGTTACGGCGAGGAGATGTGGCGGCAATTGTCTATGACGCCCCTGTTTTACAGCATTATGCCAATCATGAAGGCAAGGGGGACGTGAAACTGGTGGGGTCTGTCTTTCAGCGACAATTCTACGGCTTTGCCTTGCCCCCAGAGAGTCCCTACCGCACTCCCGTCAATGTGACACTCCTGGAAACCATAGA
- the petE gene encoding plastocyanin: protein MSKRLIQAFFAVVLVLSSFALSIAPAAAADVTIKMGADNGMLAFEPQTVQVSPGDTVHWVINKLPPHNVVFDEANSADAGVAKQLSNSKLAYSAGDGYDVTIPSDATPGTYSYFCTPHRGAGMMGKLVIN, encoded by the coding sequence ATGTCCAAACGTTTAATTCAAGCTTTCTTCGCCGTCGTACTCGTGCTGAGCAGCTTCGCCCTGTCTATTGCCCCCGCTGCCGCAGCAGATGTCACCATTAAAATGGGTGCTGATAACGGGATGTTGGCCTTCGAGCCTCAAACCGTACAAGTCAGCCCTGGGGATACGGTGCATTGGGTGATCAACAAACTCCCTCCCCACAACGTCGTCTTTGACGAAGCCAACTCCGCTGATGCTGGCGTTGCCAAACAACTCTCCAACAGCAAATTGGCCTACTCTGCCGGCGATGGCTACGATGTGACCATCCCCAGTGATGCCACTCCCGGAACCTACAGCTACTTCTGTACCCCTCACCGTGGTGCAGGTATGATGGGCAAGCTGGTCATCAACTAA
- a CDS encoding class I SAM-dependent methyltransferase: MTPIPLSDRLTQLARRYNQEYRGDPFEVPAEVESLAIFRDWAAGKLQQRVASPFWELAKPKKNQRCLDLGCGVSFLVYPWVTWEALFYGRDISTVACEALKSRAPQLNSKLFKGVTVGGAHFLEDYEPNRFDLAIATGFSCYFPLDYWQRVIEAVQTVLKPGGQFVFDVINPETPLAEDWAILETYLGAEVFLEPLSEWERLLNAKGQKLSRRSGELFMLYKLAL; this comes from the coding sequence GTGACCCCAATCCCCCTGAGCGATCGCCTGACCCAACTCGCTAGGCGATACAATCAAGAATATCGTGGTGACCCCTTTGAGGTCCCCGCCGAAGTCGAGTCCTTGGCGATTTTCCGGGATTGGGCCGCCGGGAAACTTCAGCAGCGCGTCGCCTCTCCCTTCTGGGAATTAGCCAAACCCAAGAAAAATCAACGTTGTCTCGACCTCGGCTGCGGGGTCAGTTTCTTGGTGTATCCTTGGGTCACCTGGGAAGCTCTCTTCTATGGGCGCGATATTAGTACAGTGGCCTGTGAAGCCCTCAAATCCCGCGCCCCACAACTTAACTCCAAACTCTTTAAAGGTGTAACCGTCGGTGGCGCTCATTTCCTGGAGGACTATGAGCCCAACCGCTTTGATCTGGCGATCGCCACAGGCTTCAGTTGTTACTTCCCCCTCGACTATTGGCAACGGGTTATCGAAGCCGTGCAAACCGTCCTCAAACCCGGTGGCCAATTTGTCTTTGATGTGATCAACCCAGAAACCCCCCTGGCAGAAGATTGGGCAATTTTAGAAACCTATCTTGGCGCTGAGGTTTTTCTCGAACCCCTCAGTGAATGGGAACGTCTACTCAACGCCAAAGGCCAGAAACTCAGCCGCCGTTCTGGGGAACTGTTTATGCTCTACAAACTCGCCCTCTGA
- a CDS encoding MFS transporter, whose amino-acid sequence MHDESIQPQPQGHHKPLSFKTKLAYGAGDSGAGITATLLAFSFLIFLTNVANLRPALAGTVLLIGKIWDAVNDPIIGYLSDRTRSRWGRRHSWMLMASIPFGVFFFLYWIVPSFSEDPGINQWGRFIYYTVISIIFNAVSSAVTLPYTALTPELSKDYDERTSLTGYRFMFSIGGSILALALGQFFAMQFPDDSIAQYLSLGATCAVLAVLPIYWCVWGTTDPTAFNPRQKTILPGSEEDITPSGSIWEQFKDVLQSRPFWYVIGIYLCSWLSFQLTAAIIPYYAVSYMGMDSYFPVALVVQGTAMLALSLWSWVSYRYGRKRTYFAGMIGWIVAQILLFFLPSDRVDLLYILCFMAGLGVSTAYLIPWSILTDVTDLDELNTGEQRQGTFYALMVFLQKTGLALGIWVAGIILELSGFVEPSPGEPIPPQPESALFAIRVVVGPLPAAFLLIGLLLMYYYPVTRELQETVVLRLRERREAQQTAKTPNPEIEG is encoded by the coding sequence ATGCATGATGAGTCTATCCAGCCCCAACCCCAGGGCCATCACAAACCCTTAAGTTTTAAAACCAAACTAGCCTACGGTGCCGGAGACTCCGGGGCCGGGATTACGGCGACCTTGCTGGCCTTTTCCTTCCTGATTTTTCTGACCAATGTGGCCAACCTGCGCCCAGCGTTAGCGGGAACCGTCTTGCTCATTGGCAAAATTTGGGATGCTGTTAATGATCCCATTATTGGCTATCTGAGCGATCGCACCCGATCGCGTTGGGGACGGCGACATTCCTGGATGTTGATGGCCTCGATTCCCTTTGGGGTCTTTTTCTTCCTCTATTGGATTGTCCCGAGCTTCAGCGAGGACCCTGGCATCAATCAATGGGGCCGCTTCATCTATTACACCGTCATCAGTATTATCTTTAACGCCGTCTCTTCGGCGGTTACGCTGCCCTATACGGCCCTTACCCCGGAACTGAGTAAGGACTATGACGAACGGACGAGTCTTACCGGTTATCGCTTCATGTTTTCCATTGGAGGCAGTATTCTGGCTTTAGCTCTGGGGCAATTTTTTGCCATGCAGTTTCCTGACGATAGTATCGCTCAATATTTGAGTTTGGGGGCAACTTGCGCTGTTCTCGCCGTCTTGCCAATTTACTGGTGTGTCTGGGGAACAACGGATCCCACAGCCTTTAACCCACGTCAGAAGACGATTCTACCCGGTTCAGAGGAGGATATCACTCCCTCGGGTTCGATTTGGGAACAGTTTAAGGATGTGCTTCAGAGTCGTCCATTTTGGTATGTCATCGGGATTTACCTCTGTTCCTGGCTCTCATTTCAGCTGACGGCAGCGATTATTCCCTACTATGCCGTCAGCTATATGGGGATGGACTCTTACTTTCCGGTGGCCCTGGTGGTGCAGGGAACAGCGATGTTGGCGTTAAGCCTGTGGAGTTGGGTGAGTTATCGCTATGGACGTAAACGCACCTATTTTGCGGGGATGATTGGCTGGATTGTTGCCCAGATCCTCTTATTTTTCTTGCCGAGCGATCGCGTCGACTTGCTGTATATCCTCTGCTTCATGGCAGGCCTGGGGGTATCTACGGCGTATCTCATTCCCTGGTCTATCTTAACGGATGTCACCGACTTGGATGAGCTGAACACTGGCGAACAACGTCAGGGAACCTTTTACGCCCTGATGGTGTTTCTGCAAAAAACGGGTTTGGCGTTAGGAATTTGGGTCGCGGGGATTATCCTGGAACTATCGGGTTTTGTAGAACCTTCCCCTGGGGAACCCATCCCCCCACAACCGGAGTCAGCCTTATTTGCCATTCGCGTGGTGGTGGGCCCCCTACCCGCAGCCTTCCTGCTCATTGGCTTGCTCTTGATGTACTACTATCCGGTAACTCGGGAATTGCAAGAAACAGTCGTCTTACGCCTGCGAGAACGGCGAGAGGCTCAACAGACAGCAAAAACCCCCAATCCTGAGATTGAGGGCTGA
- a CDS encoding DUF2358 domain-containing protein, with protein MTLLDILRQDYQRFPEAQTYEIYAEDVYFKDPLNEFRGCDRYRQNIHFIATWFKAVHLELHDIHQEGDRILTDWTLAWNTPLPWFPRISIPGWSELTVNPEGKISRHLDYWHCSPWQVLRQHFPGASPPKHPKL; from the coding sequence ATGACTCTTTTAGATATTCTGCGACAGGACTATCAACGCTTTCCCGAGGCGCAAACCTATGAGATTTACGCTGAGGATGTTTACTTTAAGGACCCCCTCAACGAATTTCGGGGCTGCGATCGCTATCGCCAGAACATCCACTTCATCGCCACTTGGTTTAAGGCGGTGCATCTGGAGCTGCATGATATCCACCAGGAGGGCGATCGCATCCTCACGGACTGGACGTTGGCGTGGAACACCCCCCTCCCCTGGTTTCCCCGCATCTCCATTCCCGGCTGGAGTGAACTCACCGTCAATCCTGAGGGCAAAATCAGCCGCCACCTCGACTACTGGCATTGTTCCCCTTGGCAGGTGCTACGACAACATTTTCCCGGAGCCTCCCCCCCCAAGCATCCCAAATTGTAA
- a CDS encoding response regulator, whose amino-acid sequence MPANSFNSPTILAVDDSPVMQKTIQRILEQHYRVILADNALDALSTIYHESIQVVLLDVSMPDIDGLEMCRTVRSLPQFQDLPIIMLTARDKAFDKVKGHLAGATEYLTKPFDGEQLLAVVGQYTHQDQPQASSSSNA is encoded by the coding sequence ATGCCTGCCAACTCCTTCAACTCGCCCACCATTCTCGCGGTCGATGACAGTCCGGTCATGCAAAAAACCATCCAACGGATTTTAGAACAGCATTACCGCGTCATCCTTGCTGACAATGCCCTTGATGCCCTCAGCACCATCTACCACGAGTCCATTCAGGTCGTCCTGTTAGATGTCTCCATGCCGGACATTGATGGATTAGAAATGTGTCGCACTGTCCGCAGTCTACCCCAGTTTCAGGACTTACCGATCATTATGCTCACTGCCCGAGACAAGGCTTTCGACAAGGTTAAAGGCCATCTGGCCGGAGCCACAGAATATCTCACTAAACCCTTTGATGGGGAACAACTCCTAGCTGTCGTGGGCCAATATACTCATCAGGATCAGCCCCAAGCCTCATCCTCCTCAAACGCCTAA
- a CDS encoding TRC40/GET3/ArsA family transport-energizing ATPase has translation MRIILMTGKGGVGKTSVAAATGLQCAQKGYKTLVLSTDPAHSLADSFDQELSHEPRQIQDNLWGAELDALVELAENWGSVQKYITQVLQARGLEGVQAEELAILPGMDEIFGLVRMKRHYDEGEYDVLIVDSAPTGTALRLLSLPEVGGWYMRRFYKPLQGISVALRPLVEPLFKPIAGFSLPDREVMDAPYEFYEQIEALEKVLTDNNQTTVRLVMNPERMVIKESLRAHAYLSLYNVATDLVIANRILPDDVTDPFFLRWKEQQQQYKAEIHENFHPLPVKEVPLYSEEMCGMEALQRLRDTLYGDEDPSQVYYKENTIRVIQEEGIYRLELYLPGITKDKIQLSKTGDELNICIGNHRRNLVLPQALAALQPSGAKMEEDYLRIQFS, from the coding sequence ATGCGAATTATCCTCATGACAGGCAAGGGTGGCGTAGGTAAAACCTCCGTGGCGGCCGCCACTGGACTGCAATGCGCTCAGAAAGGCTATAAAACCCTTGTCCTCAGCACCGATCCAGCCCACTCTCTCGCCGATAGTTTTGACCAAGAACTCAGCCATGAACCGCGTCAGATCCAAGACAATCTCTGGGGGGCTGAGTTAGATGCGTTAGTGGAATTAGCCGAAAACTGGGGCTCGGTTCAGAAGTACATCACCCAAGTGCTACAGGCCCGAGGCTTGGAGGGAGTCCAAGCTGAGGAGTTAGCCATCCTCCCCGGGATGGATGAGATTTTCGGCTTAGTGCGTATGAAGCGCCACTATGACGAAGGGGAATATGACGTTCTCATCGTCGATTCTGCCCCCACAGGAACCGCCCTGAGACTCCTGAGTTTGCCCGAGGTGGGGGGCTGGTATATGAGACGCTTTTACAAGCCGTTACAGGGTATTTCTGTGGCGCTACGTCCCCTGGTTGAACCCTTGTTCAAACCCATTGCCGGCTTCTCCTTACCGGATCGAGAGGTGATGGATGCGCCCTACGAGTTTTATGAGCAAATTGAGGCGCTCGAAAAGGTCTTAACTGACAACAATCAAACCACAGTCCGCCTCGTGATGAATCCCGAGCGGATGGTGATTAAAGAATCCCTGCGGGCTCATGCTTATTTGAGTCTCTACAATGTGGCTACGGATTTGGTCATTGCTAACCGAATTTTACCGGATGACGTCACGGACCCCTTTTTCCTCCGTTGGAAGGAACAACAGCAGCAATATAAAGCGGAAATTCACGAAAACTTTCATCCATTGCCGGTTAAAGAAGTTCCTTTGTATTCTGAAGAGATGTGTGGCATGGAGGCATTGCAACGCCTGCGGGACACCCTTTACGGAGATGAAGATCCCAGTCAGGTCTATTACAAAGAAAATACAATTCGGGTGATTCAGGAGGAAGGGATCTATCGTCTAGAATTGTATTTGCCGGGGATTACAAAAGACAAAATCCAACTCTCAAAAACTGGCGATGAGTTGAATATTTGTATTGGCAACCACCGTCGTAATTTAGTTTTGCCCCAAGCGTTGGCCGCATTACAACCCTCGGGGGCAAAAATGGAGGAGGATTATTTGCGGATTCAGTTTAGTTAG